TACGTCACTAGCTGATTTTGAGCGCGATCTGATTTGTGAACGTACCAAAGCGGATTTGGCCGCAGCACGTGCCAGGGGACGAGTAGGCGGACGCCCGAAAGGACTCTCTGCCGAAGCCCAGATAAAAGCACGGGCTGTCAAGTCCATGTATGCTCTTAAAACCCATACGATTTTAGAGATTGGTCGATTGTTTCACCTAAGCCGAGCGACAGTTTACCGATACTTAGCTTGGCTAGAGGCAAAATAACGGTTAATTCATAAATTGGGTGGTTAATTGAACAGCATTTTTTTATAACTGTCAACAACTATCCGTAGCAATGACCCGGTAAAGAGACGCAAATTTTGCGTGTTTAGTTGAGTTTTAACGTTGGCGCTTTAATGAGAGGGTAGCTGCTTTAGGCAACTGCCCGAGCCCAGAGCAATTCATATCGTATAAGCCTGAAAGCGTTCACGAAAAGGTCATGTACACGTCTGCCTATTCTCCACAGGACACCAGACCCCTATGGTCTGGCATGGCGCATTTCCAGCCCTACAGCCATGCGGGCTTTGAAGCCGGGCCAACCCTCAGTGGCCTCGGGGCCCGGCAAATCCAAGTACTTTTTATAGTCGATACCCTTGAGGTGAATGCCTAAAAAAGCCGTCACGAAGTGTTGATTAATATTATTGATCCGATGCTCGTTCCAGGCCGGCTCGGCATAATGCATGTATTCGTCCGCTGATACGCCGGGTAGCATGGAGGCCAGAGGGGGCGGATTGGGGGCCACATTATGGCGGGCATTGACATAGGTCAGCAGGTAACGCTCCGCGTTGATGGCGCCTTCGTAAATCGCTTTGATGCCTTTTTCGTACCCGGATACATCATCTTTACTGCCAGCCACCAGCAGAGTGGGCAGTTTCAGGGCTGCTAGTCCTGTGGCGTCCCAGACGCCCCGCTCCATGCCCCAGGGCGCAAACGCAATGACGGCCTTGACGCGAGGGTCCAGCGACGATTTATAAGCGGGTGAGGCTTGCGTGCGAGCTTCCAGAGCCGTACTGCCCCCGGTCATCTGTCCGAACAGACTCAGCGCCTGGGGGCTGTAGCCCGCTCCGGCGACGTTAAGCGCGCCATAGCCTCCCATCGAATAGCCAACCAAGGCTGTGTTGTCGGGGTTAACCAGACCCGCCAGAAAACTCGTACTGGCTTTCCCCGATAGCCGGGCCATTTCGTTGAGCACAAATCCATCATCGAGGGCGCGATTCAGTAACGTACTGGGAAATCCCGCCAGATCGCCGTAGGTCGACTCAGTGTGGTCGATGGCCACAACCACGTAGCCTTTGGAGGCCAGGTTTTCGGTCAGGTAGGTTAGCAATAAACGCGAACCGGGGTAGCCGTGAGAGACAATTACTAGTGGGTAAGCGCCCCCACTGAGGTCAGGCTTGGCATCGCGGGTAGCTCGTCCCAGAAATGTAAAGGGGATAAGCGGTCGTTTGGGATCGTTGGCCCGGCCCAGCGTGGATGCGTAGGTAACGATAGGTTGTCTGTTAGCTACAGCAAGAGCCGGATACCAGATTTCAACCGTCAACGGTCGGTCGTAAAGCGGGTGCTGGCCAGCTTTTCCGTGGAGCACATCAAGCTGGGCAGCGTGTACCAGTTTAACGGTTTGCACCCCCACTCCGTAGTTGCCCCGCGCAGCCAGTTCCGGGGCATTGGGGAGCAGATCCCCGTTGATGAACCCATCACCAGGTGTCTGGGCGATTAATTGTCTGCCCGTTAGCAGCAGTAGAACAAGGATAAAACAGATCGAGCGGGTATTCATAGGTCTTGCAAAAAGAGGGTATTCTTTAATTAAATTGAAAGCCAATACAACAGGCTAATCATCATCATCGTCG
The genomic region above belongs to Spirosoma agri and contains:
- a CDS encoding helix-turn-helix domain-containing protein, which encodes MFNLFTSLADFERDLICERTKADLAAARARGRVGGRPKGLSAEAQIKARAVKSMYALKTHTILEIGRLFHLSRATVYRYLAWLEAK
- a CDS encoding alpha/beta hydrolase family protein; the encoded protein is MNTRSICFILVLLLLTGRQLIAQTPGDGFINGDLLPNAPELAARGNYGVGVQTVKLVHAAQLDVLHGKAGQHPLYDRPLTVEIWYPALAVANRQPIVTYASTLGRANDPKRPLIPFTFLGRATRDAKPDLSGGAYPLVIVSHGYPGSRLLLTYLTENLASKGYVVVAIDHTESTYGDLAGFPSTLLNRALDDGFVLNEMARLSGKASTSFLAGLVNPDNTALVGYSMGGYGALNVAGAGYSPQALSLFGQMTGGSTALEARTQASPAYKSSLDPRVKAVIAFAPWGMERGVWDATGLAALKLPTLLVAGSKDDVSGYEKGIKAIYEGAINAERYLLTYVNARHNVAPNPPPLASMLPGVSADEYMHYAEPAWNEHRINNINQHFVTAFLGIHLKGIDYKKYLDLPGPEATEGWPGFKARMAVGLEMRHARP